From a region of the Agrobacterium tumefaciens genome:
- a CDS encoding type I secretion system permease/ATPase, which yields MPKDGAFYRQTGGGHARTPLLHQAFARCRSGFVVVAIVSGFINLLYLTSPFFMLQVYDRIIPSGSIESLIALSLLAGLLFVCQGAFEIVRSRMLSRLGGLFEVTLDQVLYRRSLLVCGKPELVSASDDLDTVRGFLSGPGPSALFDLPWLPVYLAICFLLHPVIGYVALAGVAVLMVLTALAHVGLQQSQRDLAALTTMRRAFSDSVRLNFGVFKAMGMTADVAERWAIYNAAFRRSGTRHADVANGYATMTKIFRVALQSGVLATGAVLVIRGDASGGIILASSILTSRALAPVESAIVHWRSFAAARHSWLRLKIVVGDVADQSNATELPLPSRTVALEAVSGAPPGAEKPVISDIGFSLTAGMVLGVIGHSGSGKTVLARLLLGIWPICAGTLRFDGATIDQWDVDRFGRHMGYLPQEVGLFGGTIAQNIARFRKEISSAEVIAAARAAGVHDLILQLPDGYDTQIDPLFPVLSAGQRQRIALARALFGEPFLVVLDEPNANLDAEGEEALSRAINGIKARGGIAVVITHRPGILAQADTVLVMNEGKMAAFGPREAIMGQVVRREPAAHAGKVLKVVGATGKLEMQR from the coding sequence ATGCCCAAAGACGGCGCGTTTTATCGTCAGACGGGTGGGGGACATGCCCGCACCCCGCTCCTGCATCAGGCGTTTGCCCGGTGCAGGAGCGGGTTTGTGGTCGTTGCCATTGTCAGCGGTTTCATCAATCTGCTGTATCTGACGAGCCCGTTTTTCATGTTGCAGGTCTATGACCGCATCATCCCGAGCGGCAGCATCGAGTCGTTGATTGCGCTGTCTCTGCTGGCCGGACTATTGTTCGTCTGCCAGGGGGCGTTCGAAATCGTCAGAAGCCGAATGCTGTCGCGTCTCGGCGGTCTGTTTGAAGTCACGCTGGATCAGGTTCTTTACCGCCGATCGCTGCTTGTGTGTGGCAAGCCGGAACTGGTTTCGGCAAGCGACGATCTTGATACGGTGCGTGGTTTTCTCTCCGGGCCCGGTCCATCGGCGCTCTTTGATCTTCCGTGGCTCCCTGTCTATCTCGCCATCTGCTTTCTGCTGCATCCGGTCATCGGTTATGTGGCGCTGGCGGGTGTGGCGGTGTTGATGGTGCTGACGGCACTTGCGCATGTCGGTCTGCAGCAATCGCAGCGTGACCTGGCAGCGCTGACAACGATGCGTCGGGCCTTTTCCGATTCTGTCCGTCTGAATTTCGGGGTGTTCAAGGCCATGGGCATGACGGCCGACGTTGCGGAGCGGTGGGCCATTTACAATGCGGCGTTTCGTCGGTCTGGGACACGCCATGCAGACGTTGCCAATGGCTACGCGACAATGACCAAAATCTTCCGTGTTGCCTTGCAGTCTGGGGTCCTGGCGACCGGGGCTGTTCTTGTCATCCGGGGCGATGCGTCTGGCGGCATTATTCTTGCGTCATCGATCCTGACGTCACGAGCGCTGGCACCGGTTGAATCGGCTATTGTTCATTGGCGGAGTTTTGCTGCGGCAAGGCACAGTTGGCTTCGCCTCAAAATCGTCGTTGGGGATGTCGCGGACCAGTCGAACGCCACGGAGTTGCCGTTGCCATCACGCACCGTCGCGCTTGAAGCTGTCTCAGGCGCCCCACCAGGTGCCGAAAAACCTGTCATATCCGATATCGGTTTTTCGTTGACTGCGGGGATGGTTCTGGGGGTTATCGGCCACAGCGGTTCCGGCAAAACCGTGCTTGCCCGTCTGCTGCTTGGTATCTGGCCAATCTGCGCTGGAACCTTGCGTTTTGACGGAGCAACGATCGATCAGTGGGACGTTGACCGGTTTGGTCGCCACATGGGTTATCTCCCGCAGGAGGTCGGACTGTTCGGGGGAACCATAGCTCAGAATATTGCCCGCTTCCGCAAGGAGATTTCGTCTGCAGAGGTCATTGCAGCGGCACGCGCGGCGGGTGTGCACGATCTCATTCTGCAATTGCCTGACGGGTACGACACGCAGATCGATCCGCTGTTTCCGGTGCTTTCTGCCGGTCAGCGCCAGCGCATTGCTCTGGCGCGCGCGCTATTTGGCGAGCCATTCCTCGTCGTTCTCGATGAACCGAATGCCAATCTCGATGCCGAAGGGGAAGAGGCGCTGTCTCGTGCCATCAACGGCATCAAGGCGCGTGGGGGAATTGCCGTGGTGATCACCCACAGGCCCGGCATTCTCGCACAAGCGGACACGGTTCTGGTCATGAACGAGGGCAAGATGGCAGCCTTTGGCCCGCGTGAAGCGATCATGGGGCAGGTTGTTCGTCGGGAACCGGCGGCCCACGCCGGAAAAGTTCTGAAAGTTGTCGGGGCGACAGGCAAGCTGGAGATGCAGCGATGA